From a region of the Calonectris borealis chromosome 2, bCalBor7.hap1.2, whole genome shotgun sequence genome:
- the GRINA gene encoding protein lifeguard 1: protein MSHEKSFLVTGEDFPGQQPMAPPAYAQPPYPTAPYPQPQFAPAPYNQPGFPQGPGPYPPAGPYPPGPYPPAGPYPPGPYPPAGPYPQGPYAQPPYAQPQPMVPGDQDSPLHSTYHEDGPPSYYDNQDFPTAHWDDKSIRQAFIRKVFLVLTLQLTVTFAFVAVFTFVKGVKGFVQRNVWTYYVSYAVFFISLIVLSCCGDFRRKHPWNLVALSILTVSLSYMVGMIASFYNTDAVIMAVGITVVVCFTVVIFSLQTKYDFTSCRGVLIICLVVLIIFSILCIFIRNRIMDIIYASLGALLFTCFLAVDTQMILGNKQLALSPEEYIFAALNLYTDIINIFLYILAIIGRAKE, encoded by the exons ATGTCCCACGAGAAGAGCTTCCTGGTGACGGGCGAGGACTTCCCGGGGCAGCAGCCGATGGCCCCCCCGGCCTACGCGCAGCCCCCCTACCCCACCGCCCCCTACCCCCAGCCCCAGTTCGCCCCGGCGCCCTACAACCAGCCGGGCTTCCCGCAGGGGCCAGGGCCGTACCCTCCCGCGGGGCCATACCCCCCCGGCCCGTACCCCCCCGCGGGGCCGTACCCGCCCGGGCCGTACCCGCCGGCGGGGCCGTACCCCCAGGGCCCCTACGCCCAGCCGCCGTATGCCCAGCCACAGCCCATGGTCCCCGGGGACCAAGACT cccccctgcaCAGCACCTACCACGAGGACGGGCCACCCTCCTACTATGACAACCAGGACTTCCCCACCGCGCACTGGGACGACAAGAGCATCCGGCAGGCCTTCATCCGCAAG gTCTTCCTGGTGCTCACCCTGCAGCTGACCGTCACCTTCGCATTCGTGGCCGTCTTCACCTTCGTGAAAGGCGTGAAAGGCTTCGTGCAGCGCAACGTCTGGACATACTATGTCTCCTACGCCGTCTTCTTCATCTCCCTCATCGTCCTCAGCTGCTGTGGGGATTTCCGCCGCAAGCACCCCTGGAACCTGGTGGCCCTG TCCATCCTGACCGTCAGCCTGTCCTACATGGTGGGGATGATCGCCAGCTTCTACAACACCGATGCCGTCATCATGGCCGTGGGCATCACCGTCGTCGTCTGTTTCACCGTCGTCATCTTCTCCCTGCAG ACCAAGTACGACTTCACCTCCTGCCGGGGCGTGCTCATCATCTGCCTCGTCGTCCTCATCATCTTCTCCATCCTCTGCATCTTCATCCGGAACCGCATCATGGACATCATCTACGCTTCCCTGGGGGCCCTGCTCTTCACCTGC TTCCTGGCGGTGGACACGCAGATGATCCTGGGGAACAAGCAGCTGGCGCTCAGCCCCGAGGAGTACATCTTCGCCGCCCTCAATCTCTACACAGACATCATCAACATCTTCCTCTACATCCTGGCCATCATCGGCAGGGCCAAGGAGTAG